A DNA window from Mytilus trossulus isolate FHL-02 unplaced genomic scaffold, PNRI_Mtr1.1.1.hap1 h1tg000024l__unscaffolded, whole genome shotgun sequence contains the following coding sequences:
- the LOC134698895 gene encoding uncharacterized protein LOC134698895 isoform X2, with amino-acid sequence MGYLVPLTNETKNTTSIQAMKEHTKLSNEMSTEDMRILSALKSLFETCDTKVIVNKLMRATKKLYSPELEVIMGKEYLSFQNLTRKEKINHLGERLNRFYKLEIKLIKQAENERKEEVQRKKREEEEAKEEADLQMELEYKIKSLLQDIGLMEDEIKADDDSNSSAISVVASAADQSKFKNMLSFWKDVDSNQVKVQILEAMRDSNLATDFDRVDVIGGGNPCVIVGGDPCVIGGDPCDIGGGDQCNAFSQPRIQKHTITWDNQRLFFLSMLIIVAIVGLCYLAFYVWWNPTDIQNGCFFCDNLSRYIFNKTVEILM; translated from the coding sequence ATGGGCTATTTGGTACCTTTGACAAACGAAACTAAAAATACTACAAGCATTCAGGCTATGAAGGAGCATACAAAACTATCAAACGAAATGAGTACAGAAGACATGCGAATTCTGAGTGCCCTAAAATCCTTATTTGAAACATGCGACACAAAAGTTATCGTTAACAAGTTGATGCGCGCCACAAAGAAGTTATATTCACCCGAACTTGAAGTTATAATGGGCAAGGAATATCtttcatttcaaaatctaaCCCGGAAAGAGAAGATTAATCATCTCGGTGAACGCTTAAATCGATTTTACAAATTGGAAATAAAACTAATCAAACAAGCAGAGAACGAAAGAAAAGAAGAGGTAcaacgaaaaaaaagagaagaagAAGAGGCCAAGGAGGAAGCAGATTTACAAATGGAACTcgagtataaaataaaatccttGTTACAAGATATTGGACTTATGGAAGATGAGATAAAAGCAGACGACGATTCAAATTCGTCTGCGATTTCCGTTGTGGCATCTGCTGCAGatcaatcaaaattcaaaaatatgttaTCATTCTGGAAAGACGTTGATTCAAATCAAGTCAAGGTACAAATTCTAGAGGCGATGAGGGATTCAAACTTAGCTACAGATTTTGATAGAGTAGATGTGATTGGAGGAGGAAACCCGTGCGTTATTGTCGGTGGTGACCCTTGTGTCATTGGAGGGGATCCATGTGACATTGGAGGAGGAGACCAATGCAACGCATTCAGCCAACCTCGCATTCAGAAGCACACTATCACATGGGACAACCAAAGATTATTTTTCCTTTCTATGTTGATTATTGTAGCTATAGTAGGACTGTGTTACCTTGCATTTTATGTTTGGTGGAACCCCACCGATATACAGAATGGCTGTTTTTTCTGCGATAACCTTTCCCGATACATTTTCAACAAAACAGTAGAGATTTTAATgtga
- the LOC134698895 gene encoding uncharacterized protein LOC134698895 isoform X1, whose translation MADAGSPTVYIAVNVENNKEPNTETTKHTVQKSKWINKQISKFQISEAGEMGYLVPLTNETKNTTSIQAMKEHTKLSNEMSTEDMRILSALKSLFETCDTKVIVNKLMRATKKLYSPELEVIMGKEYLSFQNLTRKEKINHLGERLNRFYKLEIKLIKQAENERKEEVQRKKREEEEAKEEADLQMELEYKIKSLLQDIGLMEDEIKADDDSNSSAISVVASAADQSKFKNMLSFWKDVDSNQVKVQILEAMRDSNLATDFDRVDVIGGGNPCVIVGGDPCVIGGDPCDIGGGDQCNAFSQPRIQKHTITWDNQRLFFLSMLIIVAIVGLCYLAFYVWWNPTDIQNGCFFCDNLSRYIFNKTVEILM comes from the coding sequence CAACAAAGAACCAAATACGGAAACTACAAAACATACagtacaaaaatcaaaatggatAAATAAGCAAATAAGcaaatttcagatttcagaagcTGGAGAAATGGGCTATTTGGTACCTTTGACAAACGAAACTAAAAATACTACAAGCATTCAGGCTATGAAGGAGCATACAAAACTATCAAACGAAATGAGTACAGAAGACATGCGAATTCTGAGTGCCCTAAAATCCTTATTTGAAACATGCGACACAAAAGTTATCGTTAACAAGTTGATGCGCGCCACAAAGAAGTTATATTCACCCGAACTTGAAGTTATAATGGGCAAGGAATATCtttcatttcaaaatctaaCCCGGAAAGAGAAGATTAATCATCTCGGTGAACGCTTAAATCGATTTTACAAATTGGAAATAAAACTAATCAAACAAGCAGAGAACGAAAGAAAAGAAGAGGTAcaacgaaaaaaaagagaagaagAAGAGGCCAAGGAGGAAGCAGATTTACAAATGGAACTcgagtataaaataaaatccttGTTACAAGATATTGGACTTATGGAAGATGAGATAAAAGCAGACGACGATTCAAATTCGTCTGCGATTTCCGTTGTGGCATCTGCTGCAGatcaatcaaaattcaaaaatatgttaTCATTCTGGAAAGACGTTGATTCAAATCAAGTCAAGGTACAAATTCTAGAGGCGATGAGGGATTCAAACTTAGCTACAGATTTTGATAGAGTAGATGTGATTGGAGGAGGAAACCCGTGCGTTATTGTCGGTGGTGACCCTTGTGTCATTGGAGGGGATCCATGTGACATTGGAGGAGGAGACCAATGCAACGCATTCAGCCAACCTCGCATTCAGAAGCACACTATCACATGGGACAACCAAAGATTATTTTTCCTTTCTATGTTGATTATTGTAGCTATAGTAGGACTGTGTTACCTTGCATTTTATGTTTGGTGGAACCCCACCGATATACAGAATGGCTGTTTTTTCTGCGATAACCTTTCCCGATACATTTTCAACAAAACAGTAGAGATTTTAATgtga